Proteins co-encoded in one Streptomyces sp. JH34 genomic window:
- a CDS encoding HEAT repeat domain-containing protein — MTTTSADARTSQRHTGGPGHGRTPDPRAASELGPLVGHEDAGTRYRGLTLLSERVAGLPAAAGEAADLARLLPRDVPRSPDESLLLARLHGRLGIHLPGRRLPAWRTAPLEQRVRVAWLRAELLTNPSVLRDEQPGEPLFQAVRAIDALDAPRPDLLVAELVGTGVPALLTEAVRLVRQGLHAGLLAPGPARGRLAGLLGTRPAHPAVTATVLEELAEPWAAVDPLPAAWFAPLLDSAQAGPTATAALVAAARHGHGDLLSRTAADPGMPPALRRRAMELLGDLAERDDIGALLDIASQDPLLLGGPTVSCLRGLHRRGHFPEAARTPDVVGLALADHTIDPRTVATVLYTCRRPMLELLVDAPADAPDWPRRLALLVALAGQGTGDLPVGEAVTRLLPTALRPAPFLDAVRELRHADAEEAVLALLPEAPAAALGTLEAIGGPRTVAVLTEALGPDTDGRGVAPYLRPVRHRALELLWQLDTDPDLRRHLLARVDPAALPPAVAADLGAPDERELALLTAGPEPGDPVAALCALAAHGSTAVLPAVTGLLLRVVSELAASWEAVETDPEAVRAEEPVVPQEIVDAVRALGGRLHGRRRIRPVHLLGARDAQEAGDALLAGTVLDLLDRPDLPARQQSILLEVLRRAPSADARPRVHRLLRHRDPHVRKQVIALLAHGTAGEDAQALSATLIALTRADDIQTVRQALLALGHAEARWAWPAITALLGHPTMNIRKTAASALLRAGTPAAVPALLRALGRTDNPGQRTGLVAALRAVLGDACTATVLAAAEHSQDPGERTLLLRGLSGTLASRTVLALADQDSPVVPGLIAAVADQRIRLGEGSAADLAELSAAHGIATQALPSDAESRAATLVGHGWDDRAALSVTDAPGDVPESLLGKLRPMLADWLHLARSLPQCDRDRVLGFVLRMCPAPWTAGELALFARSAQVLVEGLAHETVRRARLLSLIQAVVPGLPGPERMAVADAVRALPPPQHVWALRLLRACDAVPVRADLDRALAAARLGADAPDAGTAVLHEAFGTPVPHSPEAETWRSALRAALRTRDALEKFRLDGHPCPPDSRQGLAALMAVFPEAGDDGVRSLLLDRMTDLQPLDVPPWTLAEKAGPAPEAVRDGDLDQPRSAAQYVRLLGMLDAPEAGRRAGAARRLLDWPEPEPARAVLDAYLRGRIPLPSGARLARTLATVDPAELDSGQIIPDRVVRLAGRLGPWDVVPLIPLLLGWWEHGPADLRTEAARTLRTAPADVLADRLRPRLDAGAWGFLDLLAGLRILGSTDMRRVRERLRAEGRDDLADGLLLDTGPDPAPRAAPPAGAVHRPGRPELLRLARTGGPEQIRRALARLAEEHGGRGPDSDPALREVIGELLVHPRPRVRLHAHRISRTMLDRPAHLLHTAVLLDDPQPDISRMAIRTLCRAAWEPAVPALVALLDHTHPTVREEAAEGLLLMGPAAVPALRHAAARARPDRRSRYTGLLDRLTASDAGRQAP; from the coding sequence GTGACCACGACCTCCGCCGACGCGCGGACATCACAGCGACACACGGGCGGTCCGGGGCACGGCAGGACCCCGGACCCCCGCGCGGCCTCCGAGCTCGGACCGCTCGTCGGACACGAGGACGCCGGTACGAGGTATCGGGGGCTCACCCTGCTGTCGGAGCGGGTGGCAGGGCTCCCGGCGGCGGCCGGTGAGGCGGCCGATCTGGCGCGGCTGCTGCCGCGGGACGTTCCCCGGTCCCCGGACGAGTCGCTGCTCCTGGCCCGACTCCACGGACGGCTCGGTATCCACCTCCCGGGCCGGCGGCTGCCCGCCTGGCGTACGGCCCCGCTGGAGCAACGGGTGCGGGTCGCCTGGCTGCGCGCCGAACTCCTCACGAACCCTTCGGTGCTGCGGGACGAACAGCCCGGGGAGCCCCTCTTCCAGGCCGTACGCGCGATCGACGCCCTGGACGCCCCCCGCCCGGACCTGCTGGTGGCCGAACTCGTGGGTACCGGAGTACCCGCCCTCCTCACGGAAGCGGTCCGGCTGGTACGGCAGGGCCTGCACGCAGGTCTGCTCGCTCCCGGTCCCGCCAGGGGCCGTCTGGCGGGGCTCCTCGGCACGCGCCCGGCGCATCCGGCCGTCACGGCCACCGTCCTGGAGGAACTGGCTGAGCCCTGGGCGGCCGTGGACCCGCTGCCCGCGGCCTGGTTCGCACCGCTCCTCGACTCCGCCCAAGCCGGGCCGACAGCGACCGCGGCTCTCGTCGCAGCGGCCCGGCACGGACACGGCGACCTGCTGTCGCGGACCGCGGCGGACCCCGGCATGCCTCCGGCCCTGCGACGCCGGGCCATGGAACTCCTCGGTGACCTGGCGGAACGCGACGACATCGGCGCGCTGCTGGACATCGCGTCCCAGGACCCGCTGCTGCTCGGCGGGCCCACGGTCAGCTGCCTGCGGGGACTCCACCGGCGCGGTCACTTCCCCGAGGCGGCCCGGACGCCGGACGTCGTCGGCCTGGCGCTGGCCGATCACACGATCGACCCCCGTACGGTCGCCACCGTCCTCTACACCTGCCGCCGTCCCATGCTGGAGCTGCTCGTCGACGCCCCCGCCGACGCCCCGGACTGGCCGCGACGGCTCGCCCTGCTCGTCGCCCTGGCCGGGCAGGGAACAGGGGACCTCCCCGTCGGGGAGGCCGTCACCCGCCTGCTCCCCACCGCGCTCCGGCCCGCGCCGTTCCTCGACGCCGTCCGGGAACTACGGCACGCGGATGCCGAGGAGGCCGTGCTCGCCCTGCTGCCCGAAGCCCCGGCGGCAGCCCTCGGCACGCTCGAAGCCATCGGCGGACCCCGCACGGTCGCAGTGCTCACCGAGGCGCTCGGCCCCGACACCGACGGCCGAGGCGTCGCCCCCTATCTCCGCCCCGTACGCCACCGGGCGCTGGAACTCCTCTGGCAGCTCGACACCGACCCGGACCTCCGGCGCCACCTCCTCGCCCGGGTCGACCCCGCCGCGCTGCCTCCGGCCGTGGCCGCCGACCTCGGAGCTCCGGACGAGCGGGAACTCGCCCTGCTGACGGCGGGTCCGGAGCCCGGTGACCCGGTCGCCGCGCTGTGCGCGCTCGCGGCCCACGGCAGCACAGCCGTGCTGCCCGCCGTCACCGGACTGCTGCTGCGGGTCGTGAGCGAACTGGCGGCGTCCTGGGAGGCGGTGGAGACGGACCCGGAAGCGGTCCGGGCCGAGGAACCCGTGGTCCCCCAGGAGATCGTGGACGCCGTACGCGCTCTGGGCGGCCGGCTGCACGGGCGGCGCAGGATCAGGCCCGTCCACCTGCTCGGAGCCCGGGACGCGCAGGAGGCGGGGGACGCGCTGCTGGCCGGGACCGTACTGGACCTGCTGGACCGGCCGGATCTGCCGGCCCGTCAGCAGTCGATCCTCCTCGAAGTCCTCCGGCGCGCACCGTCCGCGGACGCCCGCCCGCGTGTCCACCGGCTGCTGCGCCACCGTGACCCCCACGTACGCAAACAGGTGATCGCGCTTCTGGCGCACGGCACGGCGGGCGAGGACGCCCAGGCGCTGTCGGCGACGCTCATCGCGTTGACCAGGGCCGACGACATCCAGACCGTCCGGCAGGCGCTGCTGGCCCTCGGCCACGCCGAGGCCCGCTGGGCGTGGCCGGCGATCACCGCTCTGCTCGGCCACCCCACCATGAACATCAGGAAGACCGCCGCCTCGGCCCTGCTGCGCGCCGGGACGCCCGCCGCGGTGCCCGCCCTCCTGCGGGCACTCGGCCGCACCGACAACCCGGGGCAGCGCACCGGGCTCGTCGCCGCGCTCCGGGCGGTGCTGGGTGACGCCTGCACGGCGACGGTCCTCGCCGCCGCCGAACACTCCCAGGACCCGGGTGAGCGCACGCTGCTGCTGCGGGGCCTCTCCGGAACCCTCGCCTCCCGCACGGTCCTCGCTCTGGCCGACCAGGACTCCCCGGTCGTGCCCGGCCTGATCGCCGCGGTCGCTGACCAGAGGATCCGTCTCGGGGAGGGGTCCGCCGCCGATCTCGCGGAGCTGTCGGCCGCGCACGGGATCGCGACACAGGCCCTCCCGTCCGACGCTGAATCCCGTGCCGCCACGCTGGTCGGCCACGGCTGGGACGACAGGGCCGCCCTGTCCGTGACGGACGCCCCGGGCGATGTGCCGGAATCCCTCCTGGGGAAGCTGCGCCCGATGCTGGCGGACTGGCTCCATCTGGCCCGGTCCCTGCCACAGTGCGACCGGGACAGGGTCCTGGGCTTCGTCCTGCGGATGTGCCCCGCACCGTGGACGGCCGGCGAGCTGGCCCTCTTCGCGCGTTCGGCCCAGGTCCTGGTGGAGGGGCTCGCGCACGAGACGGTGCGCCGGGCGCGCCTCCTCTCCCTGATCCAGGCCGTGGTGCCCGGGCTGCCCGGCCCGGAACGCATGGCGGTCGCCGATGCCGTACGGGCCCTGCCACCCCCGCAGCACGTGTGGGCGCTGCGGCTGCTCCGCGCCTGCGACGCCGTCCCGGTCAGAGCCGATCTGGACCGGGCCCTGGCGGCGGCCCGCCTCGGAGCCGACGCCCCGGACGCCGGGACGGCCGTCCTGCACGAGGCGTTCGGTACGCCGGTCCCGCACTCGCCGGAAGCCGAGACCTGGAGGTCCGCGCTGCGCGCGGCCCTCCGTACGCGCGACGCGCTGGAGAAGTTCCGGCTCGACGGCCACCCGTGTCCGCCGGACTCGCGGCAGGGGCTCGCGGCCCTCATGGCCGTCTTCCCCGAAGCCGGCGACGACGGCGTGCGTTCCCTGCTCCTCGACCGGATGACGGACCTCCAGCCCCTCGACGTGCCACCGTGGACCCTCGCGGAGAAGGCGGGCCCCGCTCCGGAAGCCGTCCGCGACGGCGATCTCGACCAGCCACGCTCCGCCGCTCAGTACGTCCGGCTGCTGGGCATGCTGGACGCGCCCGAGGCCGGCCGGAGAGCGGGAGCCGCCCGCCGGCTCCTGGACTGGCCGGAGCCGGAGCCGGCCCGCGCGGTCCTCGACGCGTACCTGCGGGGCCGTATCCCCCTGCCGTCAGGAGCACGCCTGGCCCGGACACTGGCCACGGTCGATCCGGCGGAGCTGGACAGCGGGCAGATCATCCCGGACAGGGTCGTCCGTCTGGCCGGGCGCCTCGGGCCCTGGGACGTCGTGCCCCTGATCCCGTTGCTGCTCGGATGGTGGGAGCACGGGCCCGCGGACCTTCGGACCGAAGCCGCCCGGACTCTGCGCACGGCGCCCGCGGATGTGCTGGCGGACCGTCTGCGCCCCCGGCTCGACGCGGGCGCGTGGGGCTTCCTGGACCTGCTGGCCGGCCTGCGGATCCTGGGCTCCACGGACATGAGGCGCGTCCGGGAGCGGCTGCGTGCGGAGGGGCGTGACGACCTCGCCGACGGACTCCTCCTGGACACAGGGCCGGATCCCGCGCCCCGGGCCGCTCCTCCTGCCGGTGCGGTCCACCGCCCCGGGCGGCCGGAGCTGCTCCGCCTCGCCCGTACGGGAGGCCCGGAGCAGATCCGCAGGGCCCTCGCGCGCCTCGCGGAGGAGCACGGCGGGCGGGGCCCGGACAGCGACCCCGCTCTCAGGGAGGTCATCGGTGAACTGCTGGTCCATCCCCGTCCCAGGGTGCGCCTGCACGCGCACAGGATCTCGCGCACCATGCTGGACCGGCCGGCCCATCTGCTCCACACCGCCGTCCTGCTCGACGACCCGCAGCCCGACATCAGCCGCATGGCGATCAGAACGCTCTGCCGCGCAGCCTGGGAACCCGCCGTCCCCGCGCTGGTCGCCCTGCTCGACCACACGCACCCGACGGTCCGCGAAGAGGCGGCCGAGGGGCTGCTGCTCATGGGCCCAGCCGCGGTTCCCGCACTGAGGCACGCCGCCGCCCGGGCCCGGCCCGACAGGCGCTCCCGCTACACCGGTCTCCTCGACCGGCTCACCGCGTCCGACGCCGGGCGGCAGGCGCCGTGA
- a CDS encoding glycoside hydrolase family 16 protein codes for MTVASPHHHVRRPSRRRRRTLYTALSLLCCSVALTALPAGASAAPDPHTAASSTASRAAQAVAFADEFDGPAGSAVDGGKWLTETGDNVDNHERQYYTGGNDNAALDGQGNLVITARKENPGNYQCWYGTCEYTSSRLNTSGKFTATYGHVESRMKIPRGQGIWPAFWMLGADIGSVGWPNSGEIDIMENVGFEPGTVHGTLHGPGYSGSGGIGAGYTLPGGAAFADDFHTFAVDWAPDSITWSVDGTVYQRRTPADLNGNAWVFDKPFFLILNLAVGGYWPGDPDGSTAFPQELVVDYVRVTTSD; via the coding sequence ATGACCGTGGCTTCCCCTCACCATCACGTGCGCCGTCCTTCACGCAGGCGCCGCAGGACGCTGTACACCGCCCTCTCGCTGCTCTGCTGCTCCGTGGCATTGACCGCGCTCCCCGCCGGAGCCTCGGCCGCACCCGACCCCCACACGGCTGCGTCCTCCACGGCTTCCCGGGCGGCGCAGGCCGTGGCCTTCGCCGACGAGTTCGACGGACCCGCGGGGTCCGCCGTCGACGGCGGCAAGTGGCTGACCGAGACCGGCGACAACGTCGACAACCACGAACGGCAGTACTACACGGGGGGCAACGACAACGCCGCCCTCGACGGCCAGGGCAACCTCGTCATCACCGCCCGCAAGGAGAACCCTGGCAACTACCAGTGCTGGTACGGGACATGCGAGTACACCTCGTCCCGCCTCAACACCTCGGGCAAGTTCACCGCGACGTACGGGCACGTCGAGAGCAGGATGAAGATCCCGCGCGGGCAGGGCATATGGCCCGCCTTCTGGATGCTCGGGGCCGACATCGGCAGCGTCGGCTGGCCCAACAGCGGTGAGATCGACATCATGGAGAACGTCGGATTCGAACCGGGCACCGTCCACGGCACCCTGCACGGGCCCGGCTACTCCGGCTCGGGGGGCATCGGGGCCGGCTACACCCTCCCGGGCGGTGCTGCCTTCGCCGACGACTTCCACACCTTCGCCGTGGACTGGGCCCCCGACTCGATCACCTGGTCCGTCGACGGAACCGTCTACCAGCGGAGGACACCCGCGGACCTCAACGGCAACGCCTGGGTGTTCGACAAGCCGTTCTTCCTGATCCTCAACCTCGCCGTCGGAGGCTACTGGCCGGGCGACCCGGACGGCAGCACGGCCTTCCCGCAAGAACTCGTCGTGGACTACGTCCGCGTGACCACGAGCGACTGA